AATGAATCTCCCCTGCAAAACCAAGACGCTCCAACTCGAAGGCACAGGCCAATCCCGATACGCCAGCACCATAGATAGCCACTCTCATCTATCTTGCTCCTTTATGCGGTTTTCTTTATCTTCTCCTTTTGTTATGGAAAATAATTACAAAGAATCCTGATGCTTTTATTATTTCATGGTAGAATGAAGGAAACGAAGATAGGAGAGATCGTCCGGTATGTCCTTTTTCGGATTCATCTTATTACTTGTAGGATTGCTGATGTTCATAAAACCGCAAGTATTTTGGTTGCTTACAGAGAGTTGGAAGTCAAATCAAGCCGATGAACCTTCCTCCTTCTATCTATGGTCTACACGCTTTGGAGGAGTTGTATTTACAATTGTAGGCATATCAACGATATTAGCCTCGTTTTTACAAGAATGATCGAGAGAAGTAAGGTGGGGGGTGGGAAAGTCGGAGGTATCCTAGTTTAAGGGAATAAATTTCCCTTATATAAAATTATATAGGAAAATATAGTGAATTAGAGGAAAAAATTTCCGCTATAGGGTTAAAAAGTAGCGATTATGGGCTTTTTCTCTAAAGCCCCCTAACAGGATTGGACA
The genomic region above belongs to Ammoniphilus sp. CFH 90114 and contains:
- a CDS encoding DUF6199 family natural product biosynthesis protein; protein product: MSFFGFILLLVGLLMFIKPQVFWLLTESWKSNQADEPSSFYLWSTRFGGVVFTIVGISTILASFLQE